Within Marmota flaviventris isolate mMarFla1 chromosome 13, mMarFla1.hap1, whole genome shotgun sequence, the genomic segment AGGTTAGTGGGTCACAGGACATCCCATGACTCATACTGCTGTGGAGTGGGGCACCCTCCAGACCCTGGGCTGCCAGGATGGGTGGAGGGTGTGGCCAGGGCTGGTACTGCATACACCTGGTCACTGGCCTCTAAGGGACTTTGCCCATCACACCCAACTCGGCAGGCAGGTGGTAGAGGAGCCTCTGGGCGTTCACAGGGCCCTTTTGTTCTCCCTCCACCCACCCTGCCGATGCACTCCCAGCTTGGATTACTGAAGGGTGTCCACAATGGACTGAGGGCCAGCGAGCTGGGCTTAATCTGCCTGGAAGTGTGCACTGAGGTtggccctgccctcctgccacagcctccagtCAAAGTCCCCATGGGTGACAGGACACAGGACCAGGAAAACCCGGCTGGGATGTACACAGCTGCTTGTTCCCAGAGGCACACTTGGCCTCCAGCACTGGGCAGATCCTCTACAAGTGAGGAAGCCATCTGGAGTAGGTCCCGGGGTTCCTGGCCCCAGAAAGACCACCTCCGGGGTGCTCATGGGAAGTGGGAGGAGGGAGCTGGAAGAAAAGGACAGTAGGTGAGAGGAGACTAGGTCTGTGTCCTGTGGGGGAGGGTTCCAAGCTGGCAGGGAGGGGTGACTCAGGGACGGTTCATGAGAGCCATACCCTGGTGTCTACAGATGGGAATGAAGCTGAGCGCCTCAACTGAACCCTGGAATTTGGGGTGAAAAAAGTTAACTGAAGGTGAGGTGGGAGGCCTAGGTATCAATGACTGAGTTCTGGGGACACTGACATGCTTGGGTTGGACAGAGGACCAGGAGATGGGGAGGGGAAGCCACAGCCAGACAGGAATCAGGACAGGTGGCACTCCACAGTGTCCATCCCTTTGGGAGGCAGCATGAGGAGGGGTGAAAAGACATTCCCAACCTCTAGGAGGACTGCCGAGTGGGCAGAGTGGCTGCAACTGCGTTGGGCCACGATAGTGGAAGTACGCTCTCCAGCtcacagagggagggaagaaggcgGCAAACAAACAACCTAAGTGGAAACGTGCCCCTGCCAGGCAGGCTCTGTGGGGCACAGGCCAGCGAGGAGGTGCCCCACCACTCAGAGCAGGTCTGGGCCTCTGAAGTTAAGTGAGGGCTGTcaggccagggccaggctctCCCGCTCACCTTGCTGCCAGACAGTTCCTGAAGAGCTGCCCCTCACCTACACCCTGGGAAAGTCATTAGCACTTCCCACCATCGCCTAGGAGCCACCAAGTGAACAGTCTGCCCCAGGTCCTCCAGGCTGTGCCCCCAGCCCACCCACTTCCCCAAGGGAGAGCAGGAAAGTGCTTGACCAAAGGCTGGCTCAGCAGCTGGGGGCCTGCCGAAGTACCCCATGGGGTGCTCGTGGCCCAGGGACTACAGGCAGGAGGGATGCCCAGGAAAAGGCAGAGTGTTCTGAAAGGCTGGGCATGCCCTGTCCTTTCCCAACAGGCCTCCCGGCTCTTGCTGGGTAGGGCAGCTGGTGTGGGCACAGGCAGGATGTCCACCAGCAGGTGGTACAGCTCAGGCAGGGCCCTGGCCAGCCTGCTTAACCATGCCTGGTGCCATCCATCTGGACCCTCAGCGCTTCGGGCTGGCATGGAGACTGCTTCTCAGTCTCAGCCCTGCCTCCCACAGTTCCTTCTGCCCTACCCCTCTCACTCCAGCTCAGCTGCAAGTGGACCATGGTTCTGTTGCTGGCTGAAGGCAGATGGCCATGCTCTGGCAGCTCCCCCCAAGACCCAGGAAGAGGCCAGGCTCATGGTGGACAGGTAACACTAGTTAGGGGTAAGGCTCTGGAAACAGGAACCTGGACTCAGCTCCTGCCCCCAGAGCTCCATGGCCCCATAAACCTCCTGAGCCTACCTCTTCATCTACATGAGCACACTGTCATCCCCTCTACTTCTGGGGCAAACATGGGGAGGGACCACCTGACAGAAGGGCAAGGTCcagtcaggaagcagggagggaggaacaGAGGCTGGATACGGACAGAGGCTGGAGCAGCGACTGCTCAGGTACAGCCCAGCCTTCCCTCAAGGGCTCAGAGTGAGCAAGGCCAAGAGTGGGAGAGAGCCCCACAGGGCACCTCAGGTCACAGCCCTGACCCCCCAGCCTGGAACCCTCAGGGAGATCATTATGGGTTTCTGACCCAGCAGATGGGAGTCTGCAGGAGGGATAATGTTAAGGCCAATTCCCGGGGCAGGAAGACAAAGAGGGGAAATAACCCACCGTCCCAAGGAAGCAGGTGGGGAAAGGTGGGCTGGGCCGACACCAGGGGACTCTGGTTATCCCAGCAACAGGGGAAGGCACACCCAGGCTGGTCCCAGCGACAGCAGAACACACTGGACTCCTACAGCTGACAGACTCAGGCAACGGGACTTGGAATTTGCCCTAGGGGACAAACACTGGCCCGAGAATGACCAGGAAGAATCTGAGGAATGCTTTCCTTGTGCCCTGAGGGTTCCAGGCCACTGGCTAGAGATGGCCAGGAGTGAGGCTCACCTGGCTAGCCTGCTGTGCGCCTCCAGCAGGGCTGCTCTTGGGTCTCCTGACCAGGTCTGGCACACATCGTCAGTGTTCAATACACTCATGCGCAAGGCCAGGGCCTGCCAAGCTTTGGGCCATGGACCTTTGGGCAACTGAGAGCCCCTTCAACTAGCTCATGAGTTCTGCCCCATGCTGATCTCAAGGTAGGGATCTGACTGCACCGACATCATTGCCTTCTGTTCTGTCCCCCTTACTTCCTGGTCCTGACAAACTGTGCAGGATGAGATCCATAGGACCATAGCAGGCTACTCTTCAAAGCTAAGGCCAGGGCAGAGCCAACAAGGCTCAGCCAGACCCACAATGACACAGGCCTATCCAGCCAATTCCAGATGGAGCCATAAGAACTGTCAGGAGGCTCTGCACTAGCTGGCTGCCCACCCATTCAACTCTGCAAAGTATATAGCAGGTCAGTTGGGCCTTAGAACTCCACAAGGGCCCTGGGCCTAGTCACAGCTCCAGTTCTCCTCTAGTCCAGATAGAAGCCTTCCCCCACCAGGTCAGGTATCCTGGGAACTGGGCTCACACTCTACCTACAGCTCCCTGTCCTTCATTCTCTTCTCCTAGAAGGTAGCCCTGCCCCGACCACTGACCTTCTTTCTTGAGGAACCAGCCTTGGTGAGGCAGGACTTCTGCAGGGCCAGGTAGCCACCAATCACCTCAATCTCATGCACAGTAGGGTAGCGCTTCTTCAGTGTGGTACCCAGGGCAGCAAAAGATCCTGAGAGACTAccagcctcctcttcctcaggCTTCCGTGGCGGGGGCTCCCCATTGGCTTGATCCGACTGTGGCATCTGCAGGGCCCCTGTCTTTCTCTTGGGCACCACTGTGAACGTGTTGCTGCCTCGCTGCTGGAGCTCTGAGGAGTACTCAGGCCTGGCACGGTGCAGGTGGTACTGGAGAGGCACCTCAGCCCCTGAGCAGGGTAGTTTGGCTTCTTGGGGAGCTTCCTCCTCTGAGTCCACCTCATCAATGAAGGTGATGGGCAGTCCTGGCCTTGAATGCTCCCCATCATCCTTGGCGCAGCTGGGAATCCCCAAACTCTCAGCAGGCTCTGCCTCAGCAGTAACTGGTAGGCATGGGGGCGGTGAGGATGGCCTCTGCCACCTAATGGACCGGTCTGTGAGGGTGATGGCTGGCCTGGGACAGCCCCCCTCCTTGGCTGCCCACTGCACCTCAATCCTAGAGGGGCTCCTTGGGAGGGCAGGCACATCATCCCCTCCAGACACCAGCTGGGCTCTGAGCTCCTCACTCTGAGAAGCCCAGCCCATCTCTGGCTTTGGCAGCTCCACCAACTGCTTCCCCTGGGGAAGAGGGGCCCTGGAGGCGTTGCGCTTGGGGATGAAAACGAAGGAGTTGCGGGAGTTCACACGGAGGCTAGCCAGGGCCCGTGCCTGGAGGTCCCCCAAAGGGATGGTCTCCATGTCTGGCTTGGGAGCTGGCCTTATCTCGAAGGAGCTGTTGGCGCTGGCGGCAGCAGAGACTCTCAGACAGTGGCTGGGAGTGGAAGTGGCACTGGCAGAGCTGGGCGCGCAGAAGGCAGGGGGCGCGGCTGTAGTGGCACTCGGGGTCCCAGGGCTAGGGGGCGGGTGGAGGGAGGGCTCCCCCGACTCCACCTTTGGCTTCCACTCGCCCGGCGCAGTTGGGGAGCTCGCGAGCCCGTTGGCAGGGCCGGCGAGGGGGTCGGGGTCGGCGGGCCCGTTGGAGAGTGAGCGAGTGCCCACGCCGCGGGCCAGGCCTCGAGGGTGGACGGTGAAGGAGTTGCTGCCGGTCTTCTTCAGAAAGTCGCTGCGCCGGGTCACGGGTCCGGCCCCGCCACCGAGGCGCCCCGGCTCGCCACAGGCAGTTCGCCGGCCCGCGAGCGGAGCTGCGGGCACCGGCTGAACAGGGGGCGCAGGGCGGGCAGGGGGCGCGGGCACCCCGGTGTGCGGTGGtggcggcggggcggggcgggcgcgcTCGGGGCTCCCGCGGCGGCGGGGCGCGGCGGGTGGATCGAACTTCTCGAGCAGGCGGCTGACTCGGCCGGGCGGCGGCGCCTCGAACACCAGCACCTCGGCGGCGCGGATGCCGGCGGACGGCGGCGCGGCGGGCGGGAAGCCGGGCGCCGACTCGATGATGAGGATGTTGTCGGCGCGGATTGTGCGCACTCCCGGCACACGGCGGTACAGCTCCAGCAACTGCTGCGCCGGCCGCGCCCCACGCCGCCGCTCAGACTCGAGCCGCATGAACGGGTTCTCGCGCAGCGGGCCCAGGCTCTCCGCCAGCACCAAGCGCTCGTCCGGCCCCGCGGGCGCAGCGCCGGGCCCCGGACCCGTGCCCAGGGCAGCCAATTTGGCCCGCTTTCGCTCCAGGATCTCCCGCTTCCAGGCGGGCATTGCTGCGCGCGGCCCTGGGCCCGGCCGCCCAAGGCCGGCCATGCTAGGTACGCGGCCGCCGACGGCACTGGGCGGACGGCCCCAGCCACAGGCGCCGGGCACAGGGGCGCGCCGGCCTTCGCGCCACGCCACGCCCATGCCCGACCGCTGCCCATTGGGCAAATGCACTCGGACCCGCCCCGCGCCCAGCCGCTCCACCTATGGTAGGGGAGGAGGCCAGCAGCTGTCTAATGAAGGACGCTCACCTGGAACGCCCTCCAGAGGCCTCATTGGACTATGCCTGGCGCCGGCCATTCCCTGTTGGGGAAGGGCCCCGGACACGCCCCCGGTCCTGGAACTTCATCCTAGTGGCCCCCACTTCCGCCTCTGCGCTCTGGGACTCCAGGCGCCTTGGGCGGGCCAGAGGGCCGGGGCCTGGAGCGCCCTCGGGCGAACCCCAGTCTCGCGCTGCGGATGACCTTGGCTGAGCCTGGACTTCCTCGTTGCACTAGCAAGCAGCCTGCAGGTTCCATCCACTGAGAGCACAGCGAGGAAGCTGTCAGCACGACGGCGGACAAAGTGCATGCTGCACTGCCCTCATGACCTAGGTGGGGAGTGCGGTCCAACAACAGTGGACTCTCAGGCGAGGGCCCCTGAGAGACATAGGTGCCACTTCTGAGCCCCGCCCGGCCCTAAGGAATGGGTTTCTCTGCAACCCTAGGTTTTGCAGCCTCTCAGACTGCATTGCTCAGAAAAGTGTGTGAATCTCTTGTTACAGGTGGTGCTTCCCAGTACCTACCACAGTAGGACCTATCTTCGAGGAGACACACCAAGGAAGCCTACTTGCTCTCATACATAAGTAGTCCTGCAGGGCCCTGCACACTTGGACAGCTCTCAGATGCAGAAAATCACAAAAGCCAGAAGCTTCACGTGAGCAGCCCGTTGTCACACCTTTTATCTGTTTAACGTCCCTCCCCGCAGGCTGGGTGGAAGTGCCTTTAACGCTGAGGGCACATCTTTGAGCTGGTATCTTGGTGACACTAAGTTTTCTTCTCTGGGGAGGACTGCACAATGCTCACTATATTCTTTCCAACCCAGGGACAGTAGGGAGATTGCTTGGAGCCAACAGGAAGAAGGGGAAATTGGAAAGCACAGAGAAGTGGCAGTCTGTCCTTCACCTGTCCTGTAGTTAGCAGTGGTCTCAGTACAGACATCACGGTCTTCCACTCCACTTACCTTTCAGGAACTCTTCCCAGCAGCACCTGGGTCTCGGCAAAGACACGGAGTAGGCTTTGGCCTAAGTGTCCCTTCTCAGCTTCAGGGTCCCCTGCTACCATCATAACTCTGCCTTGCCCTCCCAACTTCTCCATTAAGCTGGAGAAAAACTGGATTTCAATCTTCCAGCTTTTCAATCCACCTTTACAAAGCCTCATGCTTCTCACTTCTGCAGCAGCAGAATGCCAATTCCAAATTACTGAAATAAAACAGGAGCACACAAAACAGtgactctaaaaataaataacctatgggctggggctggggctcagtggtagagcacctgcctagaatgcaagtgcgtgaggcactgggttcaatcctcaacaccatataaaataaagttattgtgtccatctacaactaaatatatatatatatatatatatatatatatatatacacacacacacacacacacacacacacatataaaaacaagggctggggatgtggctcagtggtagagcactcacctagcacgtgcgaggccctgggttcaatcctcagtacaaaaataaaggtattgtgtccaactacaactaaaaaataaaatattaaaaaataaataaataaataaataacctacaAGAAAAACCACCCCAATGTTCAGCTTATATGTCTTTAACAAAATTTATGCCAAACTTGGTAGGAGACAACTTTGTAGCTGTGAGACAAACTATACACATGTCTCCAACTCAGGTATCCCAAAGGCTAACATGACcaggcaaaggggaatgaagctTAAGGTTGTCCAAGCTACTGTACTGGTGCAACAGTCAGCAGGCTTGTTCTTAATGGGCCAGACGGTGTTTTAGCCCAGTGGGTCTCAACGGGACAGTTGAGGACTTGCAAACATCAGGCTAAACTTTTGGTTGTCACAAGCAAAGGGTGCTGCTGGCATCCAGTTTAGCAGAGGCCAGGGATGATGCTAAACCTCCTACACATTCAGGACAGTCCCTCCTACACCCTCAATAAAAATGACCTGTCCCAAAAGGGTTAAATGATGAGATTGAGACCCAGGGTCTCATATATTTGTTCTCcgtcacactttttttttttttggtaccagggattgaactcagaggca encodes:
- the Tprn gene encoding taperin yields the protein MAGLGRPGPGPRAAMPAWKREILERKRAKLAALGTGPGPGAAPAGPDERLVLAESLGPLRENPFMRLESERRRGARPAQQLLELYRRVPGVRTIRADNILIIESAPGFPPAAPPSAGIRAAEVLVFEAPPPGRVSRLLEKFDPPAAPRRRGSPERARPAPPPPPHTGVPAPPARPAPPVQPVPAAPLAGRRTACGEPGRLGGGAGPVTRRSDFLKKTGSNSFTVHPRGLARGVGTRSLSNGPADPDPLAGPANGLASSPTAPGEWKPKVESGEPSLHPPPSPGTPSATTAAPPAFCAPSSASATSTPSHCLRVSAAASANSSFEIRPAPKPDMETIPLGDLQARALASLRVNSRNSFVFIPKRNASRAPLPQGKQLVELPKPEMGWASQSEELRAQLVSGGDDVPALPRSPSRIEVQWAAKEGGCPRPAITLTDRSIRWQRPSSPPPCLPVTAEAEPAESLGIPSCAKDDGEHSRPGLPITFIDEVDSEEEAPQEAKLPCSGAEVPLQYHLHRARPEYSSELQQRGSNTFTVVPKRKTGALQMPQSDQANGEPPPRKPEEEEAGSLSGSFAALGTTLKKRYPTVHEIEVIGGYLALQKSCLTKAGSSRKKMKISFNDKSLQTTFEYPSESSLVQEEEVEAEEEEEEEGEEGEEEDERLGSEEKPFTLFLPRATFVSGVGPESPWLPEGSSGLSSYTPKHSMAFSKWQEQTLVQAPREAEPPPKEVMLTPASQNDLSDFRSEPALYF